A region from the Silene latifolia isolate original U9 population chromosome 7, ASM4854445v1, whole genome shotgun sequence genome encodes:
- the LOC141591591 gene encoding calcium-transporting ATPase 9, plasma membrane-type-like codes for MTSDGQKEVTASSPPPEKSDLEAGTTNGVTAEQREHNTNNNNNHNHDHDEEDEEYEDDPFDIANTKNAPVESLKRWRQAALVLNASRRFRYTLDLKKDDEREQRRRMIRAHAQVVRAAMLFKLAGERDIGVLGPSISLPRSTGDFGIGVEQLTAMTRDNNSTALEQYGGVKGLEGMISTNLETGVPGEEDDIAKRRDTFGSNTYPTKKGKSFLSFLWESWQDLTLIILIIAAIVSLVLGIKTEGLAEGWYDGGSIVFAVLLVILVTAISDYRQSLQFQNLNEEKRNIQLEVIRGGRREKISIYDIVVGDVVPLKIGDQVPADGLFVSGHALSIDESSMTGESKIVHKDKKSPFLLAGCKVADGFGIMLVTSVGINTEWGLLMASISEDTGEETPLQVRLNGVATFIGIVGLTVAIAVLAVLLLRYFTGHTKNAEGVVEFVRGKTSISQAIDGVIEIFTIAVTIVVVAVPEGLPLAVTLTLAYSMRKMMADKALVRRLSACETMGSATTICSDKTGTLTLNQMTVVDAYAGKKKLSPPSDTSQMTAEHSALVIEGVAVNTTGSVFVPKNGGETEVSGSPTEKAILSWGVQLGMKFETVRSEAITLHVSPFNSEKKRGGVALQLSNSDVHIHWKGAAEMVLASCTQFLDADGSVKSIENDKAYFRGVIDDMAAKSLRCVALAYKPFNRNDVPNTNEEALAEWVLPEDNLVLLAIVGIKDPCRPGVDEAVRLCAAAGVKVRMVTGDNIQTARAIATECGILAPGADTSEPTVIEGKTFRALSEQEREEVAKKITVMGRSSPNDKLLLVQALRKAGEVVAVTGDGTNDAPALHEADIGLSMGISGTEVAKESSDIIILDDNFASVVKVVRWGRSVYANIQKFIQFQLTVNVAALIINVVAAVSSGSIPLNAVQLLWVNLIMDTLGALALATEPPTNQLMRRAPVGRREPLVTNIMWRNLLVQAIYQVTVLLLFNFGGSSFALLQEGNLEHQNKLKNTLIFNAFVICQIFNEFNARKPEELNVFKGVTQNKLFMGIIAVTVVLQIVIIEFLGKFTSTVRLNWQLWLLSIGIGLFSWPLALVGKFIPVPKTPLSRMLKKSFQRCKLSRNNA; via the exons atgaCGTCGGATGGTCAGAAGGAGGTGACGGCCTCGTCACCACCACCGGAAAAATCTGACCTGGAGGCCGGTACTACAAATGGGGTTACCGCTGAACAACGAGAACAtaacactaataataataataatcataatcatgatCATGACGAGGAGGACGAGGAGTACGAGGATGACCCTTTTGATATTGCCAATACTAAGAATGCTCCTGTTGAATCTCTCAAACGTTGGAGG CAAGCAGCTCTTGTGCTCAATGCATCCAGACGGTTTCGTTATACACTTGACCTAAAGAAGGATGACGAGCGAgagcagaggaggaggatgataagAGCCCATGCTCAAGTTGTGAGA GCTGCAATGCTCTTCAAATTGGCTGGGGAACGAGATATAG GAGTATTGGGTCCTTCAATATCACTTCCAAGATCAACGGGTGACTTTGGAATCGGAGTTGAACAGCTTACCGCAATGACCAGGGATAATAACTCTACTGCTTTGGAGCAATATGGCGGT GTAAAAGGGTTAGAAGGTATGATTAGTACGAACTTAGAGACCGGAGTTCCTGGAGAGGAAGACGATATTGCAAAGCGAAGAGACACGTTTGGATCAAATACATACCCTACAAAAAAGGGAAAGAGTTTCCTG TCTTTTCTGTGGGAATCTTGGCAAGATTTGACCCTTATCATCTTAATCATAGCTGCAATTGTTTCTCTAGTATTAGGGATAAAAACTGAG GGTCTTGCAGAAGGATGGTATGACGGTGGAAGCATTGTCTTTGCTGTATTGCTTGTCATTCTTGTTACAG CCATCAGTGATTATCGACAATCCCtgcagtttcaaaatttgaatgaAGAAAAACGGAATATACAACTAGAG GTGATCAGAGGTGGCAGAAGAGAGAAGATCTCTATCTACGACATTGTTGTTGGAGATGTTGTTCCTCTTAAAATTGGAGATCAA GTTCCTGCCGATGGGCTCTTCGTTTCTGGTCACGCCCTATCCATTGATGAATCAAGCATGACTGGAGAGAGCAAGATT GTTCACAAGGATAAGAAATCACCCTTTCTTTTGGCTGGATGTAAAGTAGCCGATGGCTTTGGAATTATGCTG GTAACAAGTGTTGGAATTAATACCGAGTGGGGATTGCTCATGGCCAGTATCTCTGAGGATACGGGTGAAGAAACCCCCTTACAG GTCCGCTTGAATGGGGTTGCAACTTTCATTGGTATAGTTGGACTCACTGTTGCCATTGCTGTTCTGGCCGTCTTGTTGCTCCG ATACTTTACTGGTCATACAAAGAATGCCGAAGGTGTGGTTGAGTTTGTCCGTGGGAAAACTAGTATTAGTCAAGCCATAGATGGAGTGATAGAAATCTTTACAATTGCA GTCACTATAGTGGTGGTTGCGGTACCTGAAGGGCTTCCGTTGGCAGTTACCTTAAC GCTAGCCTACTCTATGCGCAAAATGATGGCAGATAAAGCCTTG GTTCGCAGACTTTCAGCTTGTGAAACTATGGGATCTGCGACTACTATATGTAGCGACAAAACTGGAACTCTGACCCTGAATCAG ATGACTGTTGTCGATGCATATGCTGGTAAAAAGAAGTTGAGTCCGCCAAGCGATACAAGCCAGATGACAGCAGAACATTCTGCTCTTGTTATTGAAGGTGTTGCAGTCAATACCACTGGTAGTGTTTTTGTCCCTAAG AATGGCGGTGAAACAGAAGTTTCAGGTTCTCCAACTGAGAAGGCTATCTTATCCTGGGGAGTCCAG CTGGGCATGAAGTTCGAGACTGTGAGGTCTGAAGCCATTACTCTCCATGTTTCACCTTTCAATTCAGAGAAAAAGAGAGGTGGAGTTGCATTGCAGCTG TCCAACTCAGATGTTCATATTCACTGGAAGGGAGCAGCTGAAATGGTCCTTGCTTCATGTACACAATTCCTTGACGCCGATGGTTCTGTCAAGTCTATCGAGAATGACAAG GCATACTTCAGAGGTGTCATTGATGATATGGCAGCGAAAAGTTTGCGGTGTGTTGCATTGGCCTATAAACCATTCAACAGAAATGATGTTCCAAATACCAATGAGGAAGCGCTAGCAGAATGGGTTCTACCGGAAGATAACCTGGTTTTGCTTGCCATTGTTGGTATCAAG GATCCTTGCCGACCTGGTGTAGATGAAGCTGTCAGACTTTGTGCAGCAGCTGGTGTGAAG GTTCGTATGGTCACTGGAGACAATATTCAGACAGCAAGAGCAATTGCAACAGAATGTGGAATTCTTGCTCCAGGTGCTGATACCTCAGAACCCACTGTAATTGAAGGGAAAACGTTCCGTGCACTTTCTGAGCAAGAAAGAGAGGAAGTTGCCAAAAAAATAACG GTTATGGGAAGGTCATCTCCGAATGATAAATTGTTGCTTGTGCAAGCTCTACGAAAGGCGGGTGAAGTCGTGGCTGTTACTGGTGATGGCACTAATGATGCTCCTGCTCTTCATGAG GCTGATATTGGTCTTTCCATGGGCATTTCCGGAACAGAAGTCGCTAAAGAAAGCTCTGATATCATTATCTTGGATGATAACTTTGCATCTGTTGTGAAG GTTGTGCGATGGGGACGTTCAGTGTACGCAAATATTCAGAAATTCATACAGTTTCAGCTGACAGTAAATGTAGCTGCACTTATTATTAATGTCGTTGCTGCAGTTTCATCTGGAAGTATTCCTCTTAATGCAGTGCAG CTTCTGTGGGTTAATCTCATCATGGATACCCTTGGAGCCCTCGCTTTAGCCACTGAACCCCCAACTAACCAGCTTATGCGTAGAGCTCCGGTTGGCAGAAG GGAACCTCTTGTAACTAACATCATGTGGAGGAATCTGCTAGTACAG GCAATATATCAAGTCACTGTCCTCCTCCTCTTCAACTTTGGTGGCAGCAGTTTCGCTCTCTTACAAGAAGGCAACTTGGAACATCAGAATAAGTTGAAGAACACTTTGATCTTCAACGCATTCGTTATTTGTCAGATATTCAACGAGTTCAACGCCAGAAAGCCAGAAGAATTGAACGTTTTCAAAGGCGTAACACAAAATAAACTCTTCATGGGAATAATTGCAGTCACAGTTGTGCTTCAG ATTGTCATTATCGAGTTCCTTGGGAAATTCACATCAACCGTTAGACTGAACTGGCAGCTATGGCTTCTTTCGATTGGCATTGGCTTGTTCAG TTGGCCTCTTGCTCTCGTCGGGAAGTTCATACCAGTTCCAAAGACACCCTTGTCCAGAATGCTCAAAAAATCATTCCAAAGATGTAAACTTTCGCGTAATAATGCATGA
- the LOC141591588 gene encoding protein MANNAN SYNTHESIS-RELATED 1-like → MMQRSEREHNGRDKKKEKPRTNWGLKAGKWVSSIIADPRQILAGFLTVTMFVMLAHMIKREHFSSNSQVKMAITQKDPFEGSKFEEQIDDLVDTSGLWGDDAPKLKPCWTKPTKSDQSEGYLTFSLTDGPEYHVSQIADAVVVARSIGATLVLPDIRGSKLGDKKDFEDVYDAQKFIKSLDGVVRVVKEPSTKISAKNLAVVKVPARVTKDHIAEIIKPQFQKKGNIRLATSFPSINMKKTNNVKSEIDSVACMAMFGSLELQSEVRGVVNSMVERLRTLSRKSDGRFIAVDLRVDALEKKGCLEPTSDGSKSCFDAREVAVFLRKVGYGKDTTIYLTQPRWNNSLSELKELFPKAYTKEGIMPTDKKDQFLDSEAPMLEDVIDFYMCSESDVFVPAISGLFYDNVVGKRISSGKTQILVPTDTSSSSASPDQFISDYITKKNHLAYSCFC, encoded by the exons ATGATGCAGAGATCTGAGAGAGAACATAATGGTAGAGATAAGAAGAAAGAAAAGCCAAGAACAAATTGGGGATTAAAAGCAGGAAAATGGGTATCAAGTATAATTGCTGATCCAAGACAAATACTTGCTGGTTTTCTTACTGTTACTATGTTTGTTATGCTTGCTCATATGATTAAAAGAGAGCATTTTAGTTCTAATTCTCAG GTGAAGATGGCAATAACCCAGAAAGACCCATTTGAAGGATCCAAGTTCGAAGAACAGATTGATGATCTTGTTGATACTAGTGGACTATGGGGAGATGATGCTCCTAAACTTAAACCTTGTTGGACTAAACCAA CAAAATCTGATCAATCTGAGGGATATCTTACCTTTTCCTTGACTGATGGTCCAGAATACCATGTCTCACAG ATTGCTGATGCGGTGGTAGTTGCGAGAAGCATTGGTGCAACTCTTGTACTTCCTGACATCAGGGGAAGTAAACTTGGGGACAAGAA GGATTTCGAAGATGTTTATGATGCTCAAAAGTTTATCAAAAGCTTGGATGGAGTGGTTAGGGTAGTAAAGGAACCATCTACAAAAATATCAGCAAAAAACCTTGCAGTTGTGAAGGTTCCAGCTCGTGTTACGAAAGACCATATTGCTGAAATTATTAAGCCACAGTTTCAGAAAAAGGGCAATATTAGGCTAGCCACATCTTTCCCGTCGATAAATATGAAAAAGACGAATAATGTCAAAAGTGAGATTGATTCAGTTGCTTGCATGGCAATGTTCGGATCATTAGAGTTGCAATCTGAAGTCCGTGGAGTTGTGAACTCGATGGTTGAACGTCTACGAACTTTGAGCCGGAAGTCGGATGGTCGCTTCATAGCAGTGGATTTGAGGGTCGATGCTTTAGAGAAGAAGGGTTGCCTAGAGCCTACTAGTGATGGATCGAAAAGTTGTTTTGATGCTAGAGAAGTTGCTGTATTTTTAAGAAAAGTTGGGTATGGCAAGGATACCACAATCTATTTGACTCAACCCAGATGGAACAATAGTCTTAGTGAACTGAAGGAGCTCTTCCCCAAAGCTTACACAAAG GAGGGGATAATGCCTACGGATAAGAAGGATCAATTCCTTGATTCAGAAGCACCAATGTTAGAAGATGTTATTGATTTCTACATGTGTTCAGAAAGCGACGTTTTTGTACCAGCCATTTCTGGCCTGTTCTACGACAATGTCGTTGGGAAGCGGATCTCGTCCGGCAAGACTCAGATACTAGTCCCGACCGACACTTCCAGTTCTTCTGCTTCTCCTGATCAGTTCATATCTGATTACATCACCAAGAAGAACCACCTGGCGTATTCGTGTTTTTGTTAA
- the LOC141591589 gene encoding coatomer subunit beta-1-like isoform X1, protein MEKTCTLLVHFDKGTPALANEIKEALEGNDVPAKVEAMKKAIMLLLNGETIPQLFITIIRYVLPSEDHTIQKLLLLYLEMIDKTDSRGKVLPEMILICQNLLNNLQHSNEYLRGVTLRFLCRLNESEIIEPLIPSVLSNLEHRHPFVRRNAILAVMSIYKLPQGEQLLGDAPETIEKLLSTEQDPSAKRNAFLMLYTCAQERAISYLFTNVDRILDWGEQLQMVVLELIKKVCRTNKHEKGKYMKVILSLLDAPSTAVIYECAGTLVSLSSAPTAIRGAAETYCKLLQSQSDNNVKLIVLDRLQELKSSHKEIMVDMIMDILRALASPNPDVKRKTLDIALELITPRNVDEVVLNLKKEVVKTQSADHEKNGEYRQMLVQAIHTCAMKFPEVASNVVHVLMDFLGDTNVASAMDVVVFVREIIETNPKLRVSIITRLLDTFYQIRC, encoded by the coding sequence ATGGAGAAAACATGTACATTGTTGGTGCATTTTGATAAGGGAACCCCGGCATTAGCGAATGAAATCAAAGAGGCGTTGGAGGGGAACGATGTTCCTGCGAAAGTAGAGGCAATGAAGAAGGCAATTATGCTTTTATTGAATGGTGAGACGATTCCACAGTTGTTTATTACTATTATTCGATATGTTTTGCCTTCTGAAGACCATACGATTCAGAAATTGTTGTTGCTTTACTTGGAAATGATTGACAAGACTGATTCTAGAGGAAAAGTGCTCCCTGAAATGATATTGATTTGTCAAAACCTACTAAATAACTTGCAACACTCGAATGAGTATCTCCGGGGTGTGACACTTAGGTTTTTGTGTCGGTTGAATGAGAGCGAGATTATTGAGCCTTTAATCCCGTCTGTGTTGAGTAATTTGGAGCATAGACACCCTTTTGTTAGAAGAAATGCTATACTTGCTGTCATGTCGATTTATAAGCTTCCTCAGGGGGAACAACTTTTGGGAGATGCTCCTGAGACTATTGAGAAGCTGCTCTCTACAGAACAAGATCCGTCGGCTAAGAGGAATGCTTTCCTCATGCTGTATACATGCGCCCAAGAGAGGGCGATTAGTTACCTTTTCACTAATGTCGATCGGATCTTGGATTGGGGCGAGCAACTTCAGATGGTGGTCTTGGAGTTGATTAAAAAGGTGTGCAGGACAAATAAGCATGAGAAGGGGAAGTATATGAAGGTCATTCTATCTTTGCTCGATGCCCCCTCGACTGCTGTTATTTATGAGTGTGCCGGGACATTAGTTTCACTCTCATCTGCTCCGACAGCTATTAGGGGAGCTGCTGAGACTTATTGCAAGTTGTTGCAGTCCCAAAGTGACAACAATGTCAAGCTTATAGTGCTTGATCGGCTCCAAGAGCTGAAATCTTCGCACAAGGAGATCATGGTTGATATGATTATGGATATCCTTCGTGCTCTTGCTAGTCCCAATCCCGATGTCAAGAGGAAGACCCTTGACATTGCTCTTGAGTTGATTACCCCTAGGAATGTAGATGAAGTGGTTCTCAACTTGAAGAAGGAAGTTGTGAAGACTCAAAGTGCGGATCATGAGAAGAATGGAGAATACAGGCAGATGCTTGTTCAGGCAATTCACACGTGTGCAATGAAATTCCCTGAGGTAGCTAGCAATGTTGTGCATGTGCTAATGGATTTTCTGGGGGACACAAATGTTGCTTCTGCAATGGATGTTGTGGTCTTTGTTCGTGAGATAATCGAGACTAACCCCAAATTGCGAGTCTCTATTATAACCAGGCTTCTGGATACCTTCTATCAAATCCGCTGCTGA
- the LOC141591589 gene encoding coatomer subunit beta-1-like isoform X2, with protein MSPPTLVQGSLASQGNLRSLLLSGDFFLGAVVACTLTKLVLRLEEVQPSRAEVNTAAAQALLYMVSMIQLGQSPVLPHPIDNDAYDRIVLCIRLLFNTGNAARKIWLHSCRESFVNMLADKQFRETVERKAKAQISHAQPDDLIDFYHLKSRKGMSQLELEDEVQDDLKRATGEFTKDNDDANKLNRILQLTGFSDPVYAEAYVTVHHYDIVLDVTVINRTKETLQNLCLELATMGDLKLVERPQNYTLAPESSKQIKANIKVSSTETGVIFGNIVYETSNVLERNVVVLNDIHIDIMDYISPASCTDVAFRTMWAEFEWENKVAVNTVIQNEKEFLDHIINSTNMKCLTPPSALEGECGFLAANLYAKSVFGEDALVNVSIEKQTDGKLSGYIRIRGKTQGIALSLGDKITLKQKGAV; from the exons ATGTCACCACCTACCCTTGTTCAAGGGTCCTTGGCTTCTCAAGGAAATCTGCGATCACTGCTGCTCTCGGGTGACTTCTTCCTTGGTGCTGTTGTTGCATGCACTTTGACAAAGCTTGTTCTGAGGCTAGAAGAGGTTCAGCCATCCAGGGCTGAAGTGAACACCGCAGCAGCTCAAGCGTTGTTGTATATGGTTTCCATGATTCAGCTTGGTCAATCCCCTGTCCTTCCACACCCTATTGACAACGATGCTTACGATAGAATCGTACTTTGCATCAGACTTCTATTCAACACTGGGAATGCAGCTAGAAAGATTTGGCTTCATTCATGCAGGGAAAGCTTTGTTAACATGCTTGCTGACAAGCAATTCCGTGAAACTGTGGAGAGGAAGGCAAAGGCTCAGATCTCTCACGCACAGCCTGACGATCTTATCGATTTCTATCATTTAAAGAGCAGGAAG GGTATGAGCCAGCTGGAATTGGAAGACGAGGTTCAAGATGACCTGAAACGTGCTACGGGAGAGTTTACCAAGGACAATGATGATGCTAATAAGCTCAATCGTATTCTTCAGCTGACAGGATTCAGTGATCCTGTTTATGCTGAAGCGTACGTGACAGTTCATCATTATGACATTGTACTTGACGTTACTGTCATCAATAGAACAAAAGAAACCCTGCAGAACTTATGCTTGGAATTGGCAACCATGGGTGACCTGAAACTTGTGGAGCGTCCACAAAACTATACTCTGGCACCTGAGTCAAGCAAACAAATCAAGGCAAATATTAAGGTCTCCTCTACTGAAACAGGAGTTATATTTGGAAATATTGTCTATGAGACTTCAAATGTGCTCGAACGCAATGTTGTTGTCCTCAATGATATTCACATTGACATAATGGACTACATCTCTCCTGCCTCATGTACTGATGTGGCATTTAGAACTATGTGGGCTGAGTTTGAATGGGAAAACAAG GTCGCTGTCAATACCGTAATCCAAAACGAGAAGGAATTTCTAGACCACATCATCAACTCAACCAACATGAAATGTTTGACGCCACC ATCGGCCCTGGAGGGTGAGTGTGGATTCCTTGCAGCAAACCTTTACGCTAAAAGTGTATTCGGAGAGGATGCTTTGGTGAATGTGAGCATCGAGAAGCAGACAGACGGAAAGCTGAGTGGGTACATCAGAATAAGGGGTAAAACACAAGGCATTGCCCTAAGTCTCGGGGACAAGATCACTCTTAAACAGAAAGGAGCTGTTTAA